Proteins from one Dysgonomonas sp. HDW5A genomic window:
- a CDS encoding ABC transporter ATP-binding protein: MKKYWQILKKYKLSLAISPFLVLIFVLCETVQPLLMAKIIDNGVMPRDLSVITRIGGYMILTSVAGLIASIFNIYVSSRTSIGFGTDLRTELFNKIQQLSFSDIDRFNSASLITRLTNDISKIQQVILISMRILLRSPLILFLAIFFVVKINADLALVLIGMIPVLSISIYLILRKGFPLFIKVQQKVDHLNSIIRENLINIRVVKSFVREDFETKKFANSSEDLRDMVIRASNIVVSVFPLMQLVMNISIILILWIGGQKIVSGNLKVGELISFVNYLSQILMSLMLLSMTIMAFARASASSKRILEVMDTEPSLTNTPEGLQNKHKIEKGEVVFQNVSFRHYAGENDVLRNINFHVRQGETIAIVGATGSAKSSMIQLIPRLYDATSGKILIDGINVKDYNLDELHSKIGMVLQKNELFSGTIIENLRWGKPDATDDEIVQAAKAAEAHDFIMSFSDGYNTKLGRGGINLSGGQKQRICIARALLRKPKILILDDSTSAVDSDTEQKIRTNLNTTLRDTTVLIITQRINTMQSADRVIVLEDGEIDAVGKPSELMEKSKVYQEIYNSQQLAF, from the coding sequence ATGAAGAAGTACTGGCAAATTTTAAAGAAATACAAACTTAGTCTGGCAATCAGCCCATTTCTTGTTCTCATTTTTGTACTATGTGAGACAGTGCAGCCTTTGCTTATGGCTAAGATTATCGACAATGGTGTTATGCCACGCGACCTTTCGGTTATTACTCGTATCGGAGGCTATATGATACTGACCTCAGTGGCAGGATTAATCGCCAGCATTTTTAACATCTATGTTTCATCACGTACATCCATTGGATTTGGGACAGATCTCAGAACCGAATTGTTTAACAAGATACAACAACTGTCATTTTCAGATATAGACCGCTTCAATTCTGCGTCTTTGATCACACGCCTAACAAATGACATTTCCAAAATTCAGCAAGTGATACTTATCTCTATGCGAATTTTGTTACGCTCGCCGCTCATTCTTTTTCTGGCAATCTTTTTTGTCGTAAAGATAAATGCCGACTTAGCATTGGTGCTTATCGGCATGATCCCCGTATTAAGTATCAGCATCTATCTTATATTGAGAAAAGGGTTTCCTTTATTTATAAAAGTACAACAGAAGGTAGACCACCTGAACAGCATCATCCGCGAGAATCTGATCAATATAAGAGTTGTAAAATCGTTTGTCAGAGAAGATTTCGAAACCAAGAAATTCGCCAACAGCAGCGAAGACTTACGGGATATGGTTATACGGGCTTCCAATATTGTAGTTTCGGTATTTCCCCTTATGCAACTGGTAATGAATATATCTATTATCCTTATTCTATGGATTGGAGGACAAAAAATAGTATCGGGAAATCTAAAAGTAGGTGAATTGATATCCTTTGTTAATTATCTGTCCCAAATACTTATGTCGTTAATGCTTCTTTCGATGACTATTATGGCATTTGCACGGGCTTCGGCTTCATCAAAACGTATCCTCGAGGTTATGGACACCGAGCCATCATTGACTAATACTCCCGAAGGTTTGCAAAACAAGCATAAGATAGAAAAAGGCGAGGTAGTTTTTCAGAACGTCTCTTTCCGTCATTATGCCGGAGAAAACGATGTCCTGCGAAATATCAATTTTCATGTCAGACAAGGAGAAACAATTGCCATTGTAGGAGCTACAGGGTCAGCTAAAAGTTCCATGATACAGCTTATTCCCCGATTATACGATGCCACATCGGGCAAAATTTTAATTGACGGGATAAATGTCAAAGATTACAATTTAGATGAGTTGCACTCAAAAATAGGGATGGTTCTGCAAAAAAACGAATTATTCTCCGGAACAATTATTGAGAACCTAAGATGGGGAAAACCCGATGCCACAGATGACGAAATTGTACAGGCAGCCAAAGCAGCCGAAGCCCATGATTTTATCATGTCTTTTTCGGATGGATACAATACGAAGTTAGGACGTGGAGGCATCAATTTATCGGGTGGGCAGAAACAACGTATCTGTATTGCCCGTGCATTACTCCGAAAGCCTAAAATATTGATCCTTGATGATAGTACAAGTGCTGTGGACTCAGATACTGAACAGAAAATAAGGACTAATCTGAATACCACTCTACGAGACACTACGGTACTTATTATTACACAACGAATCAACACTATGCAATCGGCAGACAGGGTAATCGTTCTCGAAGACGGGGAAATAGATGCAGTAGGCAAACCATCTGAACTGATGGAAAAATCGAAAGTATATCAAGAAATATACAATTCACAACAATTAGCATTCTGA
- a CDS encoding NAD(P)-dependent oxidoreductase, with the protein MKKIIITGASGFIGSFLVEKALSLGFQTWAGVRKSSSREYLQDSNILFIELNFGNKEKLIEQLKEFKSKFGKIDYVIHNAGITKCLDPKDFDIINYQNTVNFIEALKEADCVPDKFLLMSSLSAFGLGDEINYTPIKITDTPHPNTAYGISKLKAEQYLQSTTDFPYMILLPTGVYGPREKDYFLMLKTVKSGLDVGAGFKPQHLTFIYVKDLVDAAFLALESPLKNKSYFVTDGDVHTDKEYTALVKKVLGKKHVLSIKVPLFILKLISVIAEGISKITKKPSTLNRDKYKIMKQRNWECDIEPLAQDLHFTPQYNLERGLTESVNWYKENGWL; encoded by the coding sequence ATGAAAAAAATAATAATTACAGGAGCCAGCGGTTTTATTGGAAGTTTCTTAGTGGAAAAAGCCCTAAGTCTTGGTTTTCAAACATGGGCTGGCGTCCGCAAAAGCAGCAGCAGAGAATATCTGCAAGACAGCAATATCTTATTCATAGAACTTAACTTCGGTAATAAAGAAAAGCTGATCGAGCAGCTAAAAGAATTCAAAAGTAAATTCGGAAAGATTGACTATGTTATCCACAATGCAGGAATAACCAAGTGCCTCGATCCGAAAGATTTTGACATCATCAATTATCAAAATACAGTAAACTTTATAGAGGCATTAAAGGAAGCTGATTGCGTCCCCGACAAATTCCTCCTGATGAGTAGCCTCAGTGCTTTTGGTTTAGGGGATGAAATAAATTACACTCCTATCAAAATAACCGATACCCCGCATCCAAATACGGCTTATGGAATCAGTAAACTAAAAGCGGAACAGTATCTACAGAGTACTACCGACTTTCCGTATATGATACTTCTCCCAACAGGAGTGTACGGACCTCGTGAGAAAGACTATTTTTTGATGCTGAAAACCGTAAAATCAGGACTGGATGTAGGTGCAGGATTCAAACCACAACATCTGACATTTATATATGTAAAAGATTTGGTCGATGCCGCCTTTTTAGCATTGGAAAGTCCTCTCAAAAACAAAAGCTATTTCGTAACAGATGGAGATGTGCACACTGACAAAGAATATACGGCTCTGGTAAAAAAAGTACTGGGAAAGAAACATGTCTTAAGTATCAAAGTGCCACTTTTCATTTTAAAGCTGATATCTGTCATAGCAGAGGGTATCTCTAAGATAACTAAAAAGCCATCGACACTCAATCGTGACAAATATAAAATAATGAAACAGCGCAATTGGGAATGTGACATTGAACCTTTGGCACAAGATTTGCATTTTACTCCACAATACAACCTCGAACGTGGTTTAACAGAATCGGTAAATTGGTATAAAGAAAACGGTTGGTTGTAA
- a CDS encoding DUF418 domain-containing protein, with protein sequence MQQEILGKTPRIELVDALRGFAVIAIVLIHSVEHFIYPVYPDPSTQPEWLNILDKGVYSVVFSLIAGKGYAIFSILFGFTFAIQFKNQQSKGNDFGIRFLWRLLLLAGFATLNAMFFPGGDVLLLYAIVGVILFIVRKWNDKAIFIFMIILLLQPMQWFYYISGLVNPAFVLPEQMNSDLYSQIIEINKSGEFLPFIWANITTGQLASFLWAVEGGRFLQTGGLFLLGLLISRRQLFLSTPDNIKFWTKTLIVCAVLFAPVYQLKVELSDPANTPFIINTIGVMFDMWQKLLFTFVLISSFVIVYQKEAFQRKISWFRVYGKMSLTNYISQSLIGAFIFFPIGLNLSPYCGYTNSLIVGCIIIALQLQFCKWWQKSHKQGPLEGLWHKLTWLGQK encoded by the coding sequence ATGCAGCAAGAAATACTCGGAAAAACACCTCGAATAGAATTGGTTGATGCTTTACGTGGATTTGCCGTAATTGCCATAGTATTAATCCATAGTGTGGAACATTTCATCTATCCTGTTTACCCCGATCCATCGACACAGCCCGAATGGCTGAACATTTTAGACAAAGGAGTTTACAGTGTCGTTTTTTCTTTGATTGCCGGGAAAGGTTATGCTATTTTCTCCATCCTGTTCGGATTCACCTTTGCCATACAGTTTAAGAATCAGCAAAGCAAAGGCAACGATTTTGGTATTCGTTTTTTATGGCGACTACTTCTTCTTGCGGGGTTTGCCACACTCAACGCCATGTTTTTTCCGGGAGGAGATGTCTTACTTTTATATGCAATAGTAGGAGTTATTCTCTTTATTGTCAGAAAATGGAACGATAAGGCAATCTTTATTTTTATGATTATACTTTTATTGCAACCTATGCAATGGTTTTATTATATATCGGGGCTTGTCAATCCGGCTTTCGTCTTACCCGAACAGATGAATAGCGATCTTTATTCTCAGATTATAGAAATCAATAAAAGTGGTGAATTTCTGCCCTTCATTTGGGCAAATATTACTACAGGCCAATTAGCGAGTTTCTTATGGGCTGTAGAAGGTGGACGTTTTTTACAAACAGGAGGCTTGTTTCTTTTAGGCTTACTAATTTCGCGCCGACAATTATTTCTCTCAACACCTGATAACATAAAATTCTGGACAAAAACTCTTATCGTATGTGCAGTTCTTTTTGCCCCCGTATATCAACTAAAAGTCGAATTATCTGATCCGGCTAATACTCCATTTATAATAAATACAATTGGAGTAATGTTTGATATGTGGCAAAAACTATTGTTTACCTTTGTACTCATAAGTTCATTTGTGATTGTTTATCAGAAAGAGGCATTTCAGCGAAAAATTTCGTGGTTCAGAGTGTACGGAAAAATGAGCCTTACCAATTATATATCTCAATCGCTTATAGGGGCATTTATATTTTTCCCCATCGGATTAAATCTTTCTCCTTATTGCGGTTATACAAACAGTTTGATTGTAGGATGTATTATTATTGCCTTGCAGTTACAATTCTGCAAATGGTGGCAGAAATCTCATAAACAAGGACCTCTTGAAGGATTATGGCACAAATTGACTTGGTTGGGACAAAAATAA